Proteins found in one Mycoplasma sp. 1578d genomic segment:
- the prmC gene encoding peptide chain release factor N(5)-glutamine methyltransferase — protein sequence MPSKADLLLEKRRYGLSLEISDQEQKMLNAGFPVQKIIGYVDLANVRINVSKNVLIPRYETEELVFHALDLIKKHNFQNVLDLCAGSGFIGIALKKNNANLSVTCADIDPQAIESTQENCELNQVNVKIITSDLFENINSKFDLIVSNPPYLSRSELISDSVLKFEPHQALFANENGLFFYKKILKQAFEYLNDKGMIIFEINPLHIDFWTQIKHEFDIEILKDLSGKNRFVIVKQKISSF from the coding sequence ATGCCAAGCAAAGCTGATTTATTGTTAGAAAAAAGAAGGTATGGTTTGTCTTTGGAAATAAGTGATCAAGAGCAAAAAATGCTCAATGCAGGTTTTCCAGTGCAAAAAATTATTGGTTATGTTGATTTAGCTAATGTACGAATTAATGTATCCAAAAATGTGCTCATTCCCCGTTATGAAACTGAAGAATTAGTTTTTCATGCATTAGATTTAATTAAAAAACACAATTTTCAAAATGTCTTGGATTTATGTGCTGGGAGCGGTTTTATTGGAATTGCTCTAAAGAAAAACAATGCTAATTTATCGGTAACTTGTGCAGATATTGATCCACAAGCAATTGAATCAACACAGGAAAATTGTGAATTAAACCAAGTTAATGTAAAAATTATTACTTCTGATTTATTCGAAAATATTAACTCGAAATTTGATTTAATTGTTTCTAATCCGCCATATTTATCAAGAAGCGAACTCATTAGCGATAGTGTATTAAAATTTGAACCACATCAGGCTTTATTTGCTAATGAAAATGGTTTATTTTTTTATAAAAAAATATTAAAGCAAGCTTTTGAATATTTAAACGATAAGGGAATGATTATCTTTGAAATCAATCCACTACATATAGATTTTTGAACACAAATCAAGCATGAATTTGATATTGAAATTTTAAAAGATCTTAGTGGTAAAAATCGTTTTGTAATTGTCAAGCAAAAAATCAGCTCTTTTTAA
- the prfA gene encoding peptide chain release factor 1, producing MENTMYKSLVQIKQKHNELEVQLTNPQIVSNIKMYTQISKEINSIKDIVQAFEQYLQAENNFKTAKEMLNEKDPDLVSLAKVEISEAESKMFKLEQELKILILPKDENDNRDVIVEIRGAAGGDEANIFAGDLFRMYSKYCASNDMKVTVLETNPSDSGGFSLITFAVRGDKPYSKLKFESGAHRVQRVPTTEAKGRIHTSTATVTVMPEIDDDIEIEIKNDDLRIDVFRSSGNGGQSVNTTDSAVRITHIPTNIVVSCQDGKSQILNKETAMRILKSKLYDLELKKKQEEESAYRKLAGSGARSEKVRTYNYPQDRVTDHRISYSTSLGPVMEGKLNSIIDALLTEEHNEKIKEAGL from the coding sequence ATGGAAAATACAATGTATAAATCACTGGTTCAAATTAAACAAAAACACAATGAATTAGAAGTCCAATTAACTAATCCGCAAATTGTAAGTAATATTAAAATGTATACACAAATTTCAAAGGAAATCAACTCAATTAAAGATATTGTCCAAGCCTTTGAGCAATATCTTCAAGCTGAAAATAATTTCAAAACAGCTAAAGAAATGTTAAATGAAAAAGATCCTGATTTGGTTAGTTTAGCTAAAGTTGAAATCAGCGAAGCTGAAAGTAAAATGTTTAAGCTTGAGCAAGAATTAAAAATTTTAATTCTTCCAAAAGATGAAAATGATAATCGGGATGTCATTGTTGAAATTCGTGGAGCTGCTGGTGGAGATGAAGCTAATATTTTTGCTGGTGATTTATTTAGAATGTATTCAAAATACTGTGCTTCAAACGATATGAAAGTAACTGTACTTGAAACTAATCCTTCAGATTCGGGTGGTTTTTCATTAATCACTTTTGCAGTAAGAGGGGATAAACCATATTCAAAGTTAAAATTTGAATCTGGTGCTCATAGAGTCCAAAGGGTTCCAACTACTGAAGCTAAAGGACGAATTCATACATCAACAGCAACAGTAACTGTCATGCCTGAAATTGATGATGATATTGAAATTGAAATTAAAAATGATGATTTAAGAATTGATGTGTTTCGTTCATCTGGTAATGGTGGTCAGTCAGTCAATACTACTGATTCAGCTGTACGTATTACCCATATTCCGACAAATATTGTTGTGTCTTGTCAAGATGGAAAGAGTCAAATTCTCAACAAAGAAACTGCCATGCGGATTTTAAAATCAAAACTTTATGATCTTGAACTCAAGAAAAAACAAGAAGAAGAATCAGCATATCGTAAACTAGCTGGTTCAGGTGCGCGAAGCGAAAAAGTTCGTACTTATAATTATCCTCAAGATCGCGTGACTGATCATCGAATTTCTTATTCTACATCACTAGGGCCAGTAATGGAAGGTAAATTAAATTCAATTATTGACGCTTTATTAACTGAAGAGCATAACGAAAAAATCAAAGAAGCTGGATTATAG
- the mip gene encoding Ig-specific serine endopeptidase MIP encodes MKKTFWKNTFLLVLTYPSVLLVSSCAQSKISTDEGIDNGGKNKTPKDPNGGSSSDNLTPPSNTNPVSPSKAQEGELGGIEIGGGGGGGASPNEIPRGPQGAIPGRPDISVNEYQKLSTEKKNQVDLQAYTKALKGALGDLSYTSQQSPIKDQAQVKAYDDKALKADQPEYESALLRNFSIVKDNKLFLNPISKKLSAAYWDSAINNRGLSRYLPNQKYKDIALQSYAIKFNDGNDLISQNDGFSEKGTAWILDYQLDSSGYPTKWYLATNLHVASQLLKQTVDSNYSNITNLAEEKKEYDDTIKRKTELEKIYTEIVKPFREKLATIDKEIDRLKIEKNKADTDGRSSDVKKYNDLIAKQQDLKVPIFKEENAKVAQEFDNKYGIEYNQLSDKLKGKFKGTTKNIALEHFNEETPIDQDLLTNDKAFTVDVFYLKPEQVKIVYGANDFLNSSPKDYLPSDSPYKDTEELADFAVLEVDFTSRDNSPYKYWSRKENKEITVNSASELAKKATSDFANWDASRKFKFATNSLYKDWDKNNSEQVEVTTQENKKVKIPKSSVNLLALGFPNSATDNQIDTAYKPKEFVDALKWTQSIWVNKPIYTRSEFAVAGKVTTKDYGSGFSKAFGLRNFLSKPGISDYTITAPIITAAKNEPFSMPYFKDTKSKYQGKSYINYGLGYTLASWQPLTGASGSSVRTMDNQIVGINFATGDELGNSLTSLVQAFRSEGIDYSGFYGSYKLEQYDLIYGGGKNQRTSYRQALHDYNKDAKTYLFPNGTDEAHIPSEYKFNN; translated from the coding sequence ATGAAAAAAACATTTTGAAAAAATACCTTTTTATTGGTATTAACTTATCCAAGTGTTCTTTTGGTTTCTTCTTGTGCTCAATCAAAAATTAGCACTGACGAAGGAATTGACAACGGTGGTAAAAATAAAACCCCCAAAGATCCTAACGGAGGAAGTTCTTCAGATAATTTAACCCCCCCTTCAAATACAAACCCAGTTTCACCAAGTAAAGCTCAAGAAGGTGAATTAGGTGGAATTGAAATCGGAGGAGGAGGAGGAGGAGGCGCTTCGCCAAATGAAATTCCACGCGGACCTCAAGGAGCCATTCCAGGAAGACCAGATATTTCTGTCAATGAGTATCAAAAACTTTCTACTGAAAAGAAAAATCAAGTAGATTTACAAGCATACACTAAAGCTCTTAAAGGCGCTCTTGGTGATCTTTCGTATACTTCACAACAATCTCCAATTAAAGATCAAGCACAAGTGAAAGCATATGATGATAAAGCTCTTAAAGCAGATCAACCTGAATATGAAAGTGCATTATTAAGAAACTTTTCAATCGTCAAAGACAATAAATTATTTTTAAATCCAATTTCTAAGAAACTTTCAGCTGCATATTGAGATTCGGCTATAAATAATCGTGGTTTATCAAGATATTTACCAAATCAAAAATACAAAGATATCGCTTTGCAATCATATGCAATTAAATTTAACGATGGGAATGATCTCATTAGTCAAAATGATGGATTTTCTGAAAAAGGAACTGCTTGAATTTTAGATTATCAGCTTGATTCAAGTGGATATCCAACCAAATGATATCTAGCAACTAATTTACACGTAGCTTCTCAATTGTTAAAACAAACAGTTGATAGTAATTATTCAAATATTACTAATTTAGCAGAGGAAAAAAAAGAATATGACGATACTATCAAACGCAAAACTGAATTAGAAAAAATATACACTGAAATTGTCAAACCATTTAGAGAAAAGCTTGCGACAATTGATAAAGAAATTGATCGCTTAAAAATAGAAAAAAACAAGGCCGACACAGACGGTAGATCTTCAGATGTTAAAAAGTATAATGATCTTATCGCAAAACAACAAGATCTTAAAGTACCAATTTTCAAGGAAGAAAACGCCAAAGTTGCTCAAGAATTTGATAATAAATATGGAATTGAATACAACCAATTAAGCGATAAGCTTAAAGGTAAATTTAAAGGTACTACTAAAAACATTGCTCTTGAACACTTCAATGAAGAAACACCAATTGATCAGGATTTATTAACTAATGATAAAGCGTTTACTGTTGATGTATTTTATTTAAAACCTGAGCAAGTAAAAATTGTTTATGGAGCAAATGATTTTCTAAATTCTAGTCCAAAAGATTATCTTCCAAGCGATTCACCATACAAAGATACTGAAGAATTAGCTGATTTTGCTGTTTTAGAAGTTGATTTTACTTCTCGTGACAATAGTCCTTATAAATACTGATCGAGAAAAGAAAACAAAGAGATTACTGTTAATTCGGCCTCAGAATTAGCCAAAAAAGCAACTTCAGATTTTGCAAATTGAGATGCTTCACGTAAATTCAAATTCGCTACAAATTCTTTATATAAGGATTGGGATAAAAATAACAGTGAACAAGTAGAAGTAACTACCCAGGAAAATAAAAAAGTAAAAATACCAAAAAGTTCGGTTAATTTACTAGCTTTAGGTTTCCCTAACTCTGCAACTGATAATCAAATTGACACAGCTTATAAACCAAAAGAATTTGTTGATGCTCTTAAATGAACACAAAGTATTTGAGTTAATAAGCCAATTTATACTCGATCTGAATTTGCTGTGGCAGGTAAAGTTACAACAAAAGATTATGGTTCAGGATTTTCAAAAGCCTTTGGGTTAAGAAACTTTTTATCAAAACCAGGAATTAGTGACTATACCATCACTGCTCCAATAATTACTGCTGCTAAAAATGAACCATTCTCAATGCCATACTTTAAAGATACAAAATCTAAATATCAAGGAAAATCATACATTAACTATGGTCTTGGATATACATTAGCTTCCTGACAACCACTTACCGGAGCTTCAGGTTCTAGCGTTAGAACAATGGATAATCAAATCGTTGGAATTAATTTTGCTACAGGTGATGAATTAGGAAACTCATTAACTTCACTAGTTCAAGCATTTAGAAGCGAAGGAATTGATTATTCAGGATTTTACGGTTCATATAAATTAGAACAATATGATTTAATTTATGGCGGAGGCAAAAACCAACGTACTTCATATCGTCAGGCATTACACGATTATAACAAAGACGCTAAAACATATTTATTCCCTAATGGAACAGATGAAGCTCATATTCCTAGCGAATATAAATTCAACAATTAA